In Bradyrhizobium sp. 200, the sequence CGCATGCAACGCGCAAAACCCGTCCCCTCGCTTCTCTATTCTATAATTCTGTCGAGACTTCAATTGAGGAGGAGCCTTCCTCAGATCAGTCTTCAAGGAGATCAACAGCACTAATAGGAACTCCCGTTCAGTTGCTTGACCGATCGGTGCCCCTGCGGCGTCTGACGTAATGGCTGGCGGCGAAGCCCTGACCGTTACGATGAGCGCGGCCTCTCTTTCTCACCTCAAGCCGGGAAACTGCTGCCGGAAGGAATGTTCGCACATTTGCGTCCAGCCTGATTGTACTGCCGCCTGGAAATCGTAGGCATTCCCACAGCCGCGGGAATGAAGATCGCGGCAGAGCTGAGACCTGATGGCCGAAGAGCTACCCTGAGGCCACGACTTCTCCACCTTCAGGCGCCTACGGCAGAAGCGAGCGCAGCCGCTACGTTCGGGCAACGTGCGGCTGAACCGGCTGGATCATGGGATCCCCTGCTTGCTCAAGGGCTCTCGCCTCCGTAATAAATTCCCCGGCGTCCTCCCACTGTCGCCGCTCCAGGGCTTCCGTTCTCGTGATAGGGCTGACAGAATTCACCATCACTGCTGACCCGCCTTGTTGATCGGAAGAGACTGAATTGTGCGGCTCCTCGCACACACGGTCTGTCCCCGTTTCTCATCGCGTCTTACGCAGCGGCGGCTTTATTGGCCTCAGCCAGATCGAGATACTTCCGAGCTTCCGCGCAATACCAGTCGGCATAACGTATGAGCATCGGCTCTGCCTCCTGCGAGTAGGGACCGGGCCGGTATCCCTTGCCATTCACGCCCCGCTGGTTGACCTCGGAAAGATCCTTATCTTCCTGGTTGGTTTTGGCCCAAAGCGTAGTGAGTCCTTCGATGGTGTAATCGACGCCTTCTTGCGCATCCTTATGGACAAACATCTTCCAGGTGACGACGGTCTCTTGCGCTGCTGTCGGCATGGCACTGAACGTGACAACGTAATCGCAAAGCGCGTGCAAATAGGCATGGGGGTTTAGCGACCAGCGAAACCAGCCGATCTCTGGCTCGCAGAGCAGCTTGCCGACAGAAGGCTTCCCATCCATCGTAAGCGAGTTGCAGCCCGCCTTGAGTGGAAAGCGATGTGCGCGCCACCATTCCCCTGCCAGAGCGTTGAGCGGCTCTCCTGGCGCCTGCCCCGTCGCTACTCCAGCGGCGGCCATGCGAGCCGCAAATTCCTCGGCGACCGGACGCCAGCTATCGATATCTCGGCGAGTTGCGAAAGGGTAGGCCGAGGAGGTAAGACTCGCATGACCTACGGCACAGTGGTAGCATTCATTCGCATTTTCCAGGGCGAG encodes:
- a CDS encoding aromatic ring-hydroxylating dioxygenase subunit alpha yields the protein MIDLKRVRQLLEARVPGYSLPQEFYTDPEIFEFDLEAIHARCWFFVGLEAELPVPGSYLATTIGRSPIVVVRDDNGELRAFHNSCRHRGAQICETGYGRKSRLVCPYHQWTYRLDGSLQGAGRMQESFDRKSIHLLPIHVESVAGTIYVCLAEEPPPFDEFRQKVGPMMAPSRLTDVKLAYEATLVERANWKLALENANECYHCAVGHASLTSSAYPFATRRDIDSWRPVAEEFAARMAAAGVATGQAPGEPLNALAGEWWRAHRFPLKAGCNSLTMDGKPSVGKLLCEPEIGWFRWSLNPHAYLHALCDYVVTFSAMPTAAQETVVTWKMFVHKDAQEGVDYTIEGLTTLWAKTNQEDKDLSEVNQRGVNGKGYRPGPYSQEAEPMLIRYADWYCAEARKYLDLAEANKAAAA